Part of the Pseudoliparis swirei isolate HS2019 ecotype Mariana Trench chromosome 3, NWPU_hadal_v1, whole genome shotgun sequence genome, GACAAGACAACAAGTATATGTAACTGCGTAGCATTCATTTAGTCACTTATCTGTCAATGGATGCATGTTAAATAGTCAAAAGTGAGTTAAAACAAGAGCTGGGCAGTAACAGAGGTGATTTCCAGTGGAACCTGCAAACATCTGTTTCGGGTTTCTTTGTGGAAATGAGTTGTGCTTTTTGTAGAATATGGAGATCCTGTGTAACAGCGATGAAGATGAGTATCTAGCTTGatctgacacatgttgtgactgCCTCCAGCAGACGTAAGCTGAGCAAGAAAAGTGATCATCAGTCAAGAAAGGTTGATGGTTTGAATTTAATAAGCAGCActttatgtgtgtctctcttaaCTGGAAGACAAATCATAGTGGTTCTGTCTCCAGGATTCAGGGTCCAGTCTGAGTAAACTGACCACATGACTGTTTACATCTTCGAATGCGGCATTTCATTTCAAAGTCAAGAAATGTTCAGAGAAAATTACATTGATCAATGGCAGATCACagttcttaaaatatatatggaaatatatatattttaatttgaaaatgtaCCATTTATTCAATACTAAATTCCtgcctgtgtgtatctgtgtttgtttgtccttTGTGTCGTCCTTTGTCCGCCTCTCAAGGTTTGAAGTACCGACGCAGTGTGGCGGGTAAGACCGCTGTGTTTAACGGCAAGCAGGTGATTCTGGAGGAGACAGACTGGTACCTGTTGGACCTGTTTCGGCTGTGGTGGCGCTATGGCATCAGCTTCATACGCCTTCAGATGTGGGTGGAGGAAATTATGGAGAAATTCATGAGGTGAGCCAGAACAATTTGTGCCGGGTTTTCTTTACAGGATGTAGCTGTTGTGCCGCTATACCTGGATATATAGTTTAGGTATAAAATGAACGCCTGATACTGCCTCACAGTGTGGCAGTCAATGGCTAAAACGTATTATGATTTATTTCATTTCCTAGCCTGCCGCTGTAATCACTTAAAAACCTAAACTAAGTGTGTGACTTTCCAACCATGATGTCTAAATAAATACGACAACAGAGCTGTTGTCTTCCCTCAGCTAGTACTGTCTCAGATATCAGGTGATGCACAACCTCACAAGTGACAGTCAAATATGGCCAAGACAATGAATATTTTGCTAATATTATGTTATTTTGACTCCCTAGTCATTGACCTCTATTTCCTCCCTCAGGAAGTGATTTATCTCTTGTATCATTTAGTCTTTCTTACACTCTTTAGATCAACTGTGAGCCTGTATatccctctctctgtttctgtcttttttttctgagaTGGGAAGATTTTAATCAGAAAATCTGCCTGCTGATTCATTCATTTGCTACTGTCATTGATAATTAACCATTTGTTGCATGTATAATACAGGATCTACAAGTACCAGGCCCATGGCTATGCCTTCAGCTCGGTGGAGGAACTATTAGACTCTCTTGGGGGGAGTGGCTTCATCAACATGACCCGGAGACCACTCTCTGATTCCCTGCTGGAGCTGGGTGTATCGCAGCGTTTCATCGACGAGGTCATCGAGCCGGTCATGAGGGTCAACTACGGCCAGAACGTCAGCATCCCTGCCTTTGTAGGTCAGATGAGTGACGAAATGAGCAGTAGAAAAAGAGGAGGGAGCGAGTGGCCGTTGATAAGTAgaaaagagatggagaagaggaaggctgCGGCAATGAATTTTGGGCGGGTGGAGGTTAGgatggaggaaaggaaggaaaaaagatACAGGAGACGCTGAAGGGAGGAGCGGGAGTTGGAAATAGAAGAGGGGGGAGAAAGGTGTGAGTAAGGGGTGGCCTATGGGAGCAAGagaacaggaacatgtgtgGGCAGCTGATAATTGGTTTCCAGCACTTGGTCCTGtctgagagagtgtgtgcgtttgtgtgtgtgtgttacaggcgCTGTGTCTTTAGCTGGTGCCCAGAATAACCTGTGGGCAGTGGAAGGAGGCAACAAGCTGGTATGTTCTGGCCTGCTGAAGATGGCTAACGCTAACCTGCTGCAAGCACAAGTCAGCTCCATCTCGCCCGTCTACTCAGGTGCAGACCACAGGAGCGGAATATTAGCAACTTGTAACCTGCAGCAAACTAGAATTGGTGCTTGTTTATTTCTCTTGCTGCCACagtatttaacattttacaaaacatcaCAAAAACGTGTTCCTATACATACTAATATAAATGTACCGTTATTATCTGCACATTTTTTAGATatgtattataaaaataatattaatatattatcgatatttatattatatatatatgtaccgtgttaaatatatatatatatatattatacatttaatatattaaatgtaaatatagatgcatatatatataacggtatatttatatatatatataattattcattcattattaattattataaaatataaatatcacaCACAAAAGTTAGCAGCCAAGAACAGTATATAatagcctatatatatatttatactagggatgcactgtatatatatatatatatattagggctgtcaatcgatgtaaaaaaattaactaattaatcgcacattttgaaattcattaatcgcgattaaaagtttttttcttcttctttttaaagacaaatcttcacacagagctgtgttttcaaagaggctcctacctataaagtgccagtgaggtatttaatattgtggatgatgaatagtttcttcagtgaaacatccagattagtaaaaaaaaagaagtatattgagaccccattggtcctgtcatctttaacactgaacagcagcagaaccagtggccttggtaactgactgacattcaaatatgtctcattaaccctctggagtctgggggcatgttctccattttacaaaaaaatgtaaattcaccttttaaaggcgttttcatatgacacatcccagtgttatacatcaaacattccagaacaatctcagctctctacaatgaggctcagttgtcctcgtgttctctggttctctgactgacaggctgctaatgagcctcacctgtgaggtgggaggtcctttgtgatttactgagtgttcattggttgtctttttcgcaaaatgttgacagacaaacggattgaccaatcacggtgaaggtttcgtgtgacgagttctctccgcgccgcgtcacccgacacgtcgcccctccgttcctctgtgtatcagagggggagacgggaggaaggaggagcaggaggaaacccgactgattcatccagagtttaaactgatttatgctccttattttcgcggagaaataattgttttaaaaacggaaacagtgttaaaccgcactgccacggtttgacactcagaggagtgtaaaaacttaaacgaacaccggaagtaaacaaagttgcgttaattgcgttaaaatatcttagtgcgttaacgcggccaaattaatcgcatagattaacgcgttaacgctgacagccctaatatatatatatatattagatggATACTAGTGAAGTGATGTGGATACATTTGTATCTGAATCATGTAGTACAATATCAACATTATTGGTCTGCGTTTCCCCGACAGGGGAGGTGCCCCAGTACCAGCTGAGTTACGCCACAGCGTCAGAGACGGGCTCGGAGCTGTATGACATCGTGGTGTTTGCGACGCCGCTCCAGGCCAGTGTCAGGTCTGGGGTCCAGTTCCAAGGTTTCACCCCTGCCTTTGAGGAGCTCCCCGGCAACTATCACAGCACGGTCGCAACCATTGTCCACGGTTACCTCAATACCTCTTTCTTTGGTTTCCCGGACCCTCGCCTTTTCCCCTTCGCCAGCGTCTTGACAACTGAGACACTCGACCTGTTTTTTAACAGCGTGGCAAGTGTTTGTCCTGTCAACATCTCGACTGGCTTCCGGCGTAAGCAGCCACAGGAGGCTGGAGTCTACAAAGTGTTCTCACCACAACCTCTGGACAAGGCTCAGCTCAAAACACTGTTCAGGTCAGACACTCCCTCCATGGCAAAGTAACCATGGCCGCAACTAACCATTATTGCATCATTTGGCAATTATCTTCTCAATTAGTAATTTGGTCCAGAAACTAGTGAAAAAAGCCATCGTAATTTCCCAAATTTCCCATATAAATgttgcttgttttgtttgacCATCTGTCCAAACCCTAAAGATATTCAATGAGCTATCATAACAGACAATGCATTATTCACATTCTTAGTTGTCGCCAGTTGTAGCCAGCGACTTTTGGccttttttgttgagaaaataacaaacaagattatcaaaatagttgcaGATTAACTTAAACATGTCCTCAAGATACATTCTATTCTTTTCATGATATAATAAATGTACATGATGCATGCTAGCAGGTCTGTATCTGGGCACGGTGGTgctttaaactaaatgaagacaGTGTAAAAAGTCAAtgtaatgtcttttttttctcattaacaGCTAAATTTGTCTTGTCAGCATgaagtacagctgaggctgatggtaATGGCACTAGTTTTGCAATTATTTATTTGGTCATTAACAAAGTGAAGATCGTGATGAGAGTGCGATATGAAAAGTTATGGGCTCACAAGTCATCCTGAGGGGACCATGAATCAAATGTCATGGCAATCCAAATCCAAGAACATTGACAATGCCCTGTTACAATGAGATCTTTTTAACATCACAGTAAGAACTTTCCTCTTTTACTGTACCTCTGGATCTCAGGTCGTACTACTCCGTGCAGGTGACTGAGTGGCAGGCCTACCCTTGTTACGGCAGCAACCAGGCACTGTCTCCTGTGGAGCTCCACCCCAACCTCTACTACCTCAACGGCATCGAGTTGGCTGGCAGCGCGATGGAGATGAGCTCAGTCGCGGCCAAGAACATCGCCCTGCTGGCGTACCACCGCTggaacagacagacggacatggTGGACCAGAAAGATCTGATGCACAGGATCAAGATTGAGCTATGACCGGGTCATCTGAAAACCTGACGGCATCCCGAAGCCGATGGCCGTGTTAAGGACATTCTGCAGTTTGACTGAAGCTTCTCGTGGCAAAGTATATTCAAATGCTTCTAAGCAAtacaacatatatttaataGACTGAATACAAGAGCAATTCGTTGAACATAATCCTAGCCTGCCTCATCCTCAGTAGAAAACAAGTAAGTGtcaaagtcaagtcaagtctatAACTCGTATTACTCGCATCCCGTAAGAAAACTGGTCCTATGCTACTTTTCAAAGACCAGTTTAGACATTTTCCAGGACTGGTTGCTAATGCTAGTTAGTGGTTTCATCCAAATAAATCAGCTGCAAGAAGCTTTTCTTTGCCAAGAAATATGGAAACTAAGCAACAATGGGGAAACACCAGGTAATATTTATCTCAGTCGGAGGTGAATGGACTGAGGAGTCCCCGTCGTACGAGTTGCCGGTGGTGGGAATGAACACCAGTTAATGAGAACCAGTTTAAGGTCACTGGTGATGCTCTGGGTAAATACAAAAATGCTGTGGTCAAATCATGAAAACACTCCTTGGAATCAAGATTGAGAGCATTAATGAGACTTGTAAATGAGTCTTAGTCTGAGGTATGAGACGGATACATAAACCAGCCCTCAAAAACAACTGCAGCTCTGCTTTTACTATCTCTATATTTGGGGAGTGTTCCTGGACTGGCTGCTGGCCCGAATCTCTTTAAATTGATTTCTGAAGAATTTGTGTAAATTAATAAAATCCTTATTCAGTGACTAGGCAGTGGCCACTGGCGCTATGCTCCCTCTCATCAGACCATTTCATTAGCTCCCTTTCCTTCTGCATAATCCAGTGGAAATATGTTTCCCCGGGGAACAGAGCCAACAAGCTTTCACACTCGGCCAAATGAAAGCAGAGGGCAGATCCGTGCCACTGCTGGTGGTAAAGATGACCTTTTTATCCCAAGCCCTAAAGCTTTATTGAGATGCTACATTTAATAAGCGCTGCAATCTTAGAGAAACGGTATTGAGATAGTTGGACGTTAACCTTTAGAAATGGCAAGTGCCTAAAATGATGGCTTGATATGAAAACCTTTTGATTTCCTGCAAAGGACTGAGAAATGTCTGGTTTTGTTCATTTACATTTGAAAAACTGTATTTCGACTGTAGTGGATTTCTGGATTcggaaaaaaaactaatttaacTGTCAACTGAAAACCGTGTGACTCCAAAGAGCTTTAGTGGACGGCTAATGTGATGAGAAAACTACACAACCTTTTAATCTGATGGAATTGTTTAACATTCGACAGTGGCATCAGAAATCACGGTGGTCCATCTGAAATGAAGACAAATTAAATAatcaaaacatatatttatgagTATTGTAGAATCATCTTGTGGCTTTACCAGAGGGATTGAGAACCATCTCAATCAAGATTCACTTGCTGGGTTTTTGCAGAACTTTCAACATCATCGCAGAATCCTACTGAGCTGAGGGGCGGAGCAAACTGTCCGCCGATGAAGGTCGTGAGATGTGATTACAGGTTGCTGGACGGAGTGAGTCGAGACCATTATGTCCAACAACAGATCTCTGTGACTCCACATCGAACCACTATTGCTTTACAAATGCAACTTTCTGCTTCGCAAAGCATGTATCAACATATTTCATCTGCTGATGTTTTCATGAATGAAGTGCACTATATCGACAGTTGATTAAATtaaagtattggatgagttgcgaggaatttttgtttttaaagaatacTGAAAACCCactgatttattttgagttctgGTTTTATTCCCTGTCTAGTCATAATGACTCAGCAGAAGATTGATTTAAAAGCCTTTGAGCACTGAACACAATCTACTTTCTTGCTTGATTTCATCTTGCCAGTGTTTGAGCTATTTGaagtttaattttcttttactgGAAtgggaataaaaaagaaagtgaaCGTGATCGGTCTGTAAACTCCTACCACATGTCTTCCGGTGGATAGTTTCAAAATGTTGCTTTCCAGATTTATGAATCAGATACATGCAGTTAAATGGACGACATGCTGCAGTGTTGTCACTGTGATGACAGTTTTCATACTGAGCTCCGATTATAAGATCCTAAATCTACCTAATTGTTCCACTTAATGATCTATTTCAGTCTTTGTACTGTGAAATTGAACAAGTGGCCAGACAGTATATCTCAAGAAAAGTAATTTGAGATCCTCTCACTGTCCTCCATCACCAACTATTCCATGTCAAAGATCCTGAATGAATTTCAGCAGACCATTATGGCCCCGTGCTAAGATGTGTGACCGATTTCTGCTCACAGTGGAAAAAGATTGATTCCCCCGTATGATTTTAAACGCTCTAAAATATATTCAGTATTTTCGAGCCTACCGCTTGTGAAGTGTTTCAAAATtagctgtttcaggatcaagaaTGTAAAACTTTCAAAGAAGTGGAAAGCATGAAGAGGCCAACAACAAAGCTCTTCTCCACAGTGCTCTGTCTATTATGATGTATAATGGGTCCTGTGTCTCCACTTCCTGGGCTTCCCAGCAGCAAGAGCTCCATCACAAAGCGGCTAACagaatggagagaagaagaaagaagggacATTGGAAACTAATTGTCCCAAGACTCAAACATGGGTCACTTAtgcttcttttttatattttcatataaataaatgtctgttaAATCACTATTGCTGAAAGAGGTAGTAACACTGGTAATTGAGCCTATCGCAGAAAGtattacaatatttaaatatttggaGAAATTATAACTGGTTGTCTCTGGTGACATTCCCAGGGGACTAAGTGCTGTTTTACACAAATAATGGTACTCGCACAATTTTGCACACTCACctcatttattaaaaacaagacTGCTATGctcaaaacaaaatcaaatttTTTACACTTAAATAGAGTTTCTAAATCAACCAGGACAGAAGTCTCTAGGAGTGCCGCATTAAATCCCTCGACTATGTTGTTCAAtttaattaagtttattttttatagcccaaaATGACAAACTTGCCTCtgagggctttaaaatctgttcacacactcctcactacTTCCTTCCTTGTTGCTGAGCTCTGTCACCTCAGGCAAACTACTGCAGTGGTATCCAGATATTTTGCTTAAATAAAAGTAGCAATACAATTAGTGTTAAAATACTTTGGTAAATCCTGCattgaaacataaaaaatacaaaagtattATCAAAATATACTACCAAAGAGTAGCTTAACATATACAATCTATTCACtaatttatattgtatatcaaTAATCTAAATCTGCACTAGTAACTAAAGCCATCAAATACATGTAGTTAAAAACTACAACATTTGCCTCCATACTGCAGTTGAGAAGAAGTTGCTggaaaatactcaagtaaagtaacTCAAATTTGTACTTAAGTACAATATTTGACTAAATGACTGTTGAATAACACACATTGTTCAGGAGGAGAACATTCAAGTCCAGAAATGCAGGTCTGAGAAAACCACCATGAAGGTACTGAATGTAACAAAGACGCTGAACTCAGTCACACAGAGCTTTAACTACAGCTCACGGTCTTCATTCAGTGAATAGCGCCAGCTCAACATCAAACAGGTGATTTGCATCCGATGCCAAAGAAAATCCTTGAAACAGGTTTGCCGTTGTCACATGACCAACTGTTCAGAAATGAGGTCACAGGATGACACCCGGGCCAGCTCCATCTTCTGAGTGAAGACTGGGAATCGTGTTGGAAAGCCCAGCGCTGATTGATTTGTTGTCTGATTCGTGTCTTAAATTTTCATGGGATAAACAATGCAAATGttgtgcattgtgggaaatgttgGATCAAGGGTTTTTGTAGTGTAACTCATCGtaaacattacaaatatatacactaccgttcaaaagtttggggtcacttagaaatgtctttatttttcaaagaaaagcactgttttttcaataaagataacataaatcaaaaatacacactatacattgttaatgtgctaaatgactattcttggtggaaatgtctggtttctaatgaaatatctccataggtgtatagaggcccatttccatcaactatcactccagtgttctaatggtacattgtgtttgctaatcgccttagaagactaatgtctgattagaaaacccttgtgcaattatgttagcacagctgaaaacagttatgctggtgatataaactatacaactggccttcctttgagcttgaagtttgaagaacaaaattcatacttcaaatattaatcattatttctaaccttggcaatgtcttgactatattttctattcaattttcaattcatttgataaataaaagtgagttttcatggaagacacgaaattgtctggatgaccccaaacttttgaacggtcgtgtatataaTTCTATTTTTAATCCGTCTCGTCTAATCTGCAAGTGCAGACCTAAACCTCCTCAAATACCCTTTTAAGatctcagattttttttttttaacacttctGTCTTTACATTTACTTGTGTAATATatgaacttcacatattacacaaggtcaaagtacaccgacataaaactaagtcatgaataaataaatgttgaaatgcctgtccctttgtgtaaatgtttacgttacggcattaacaagttacgcctgcgcatgcgcgacagccgagattcttcggcttttctgctgttgcccttcaaaacaaaagctcaacattgagcttttttcttgtctggcagagcaatctggtttacttgaaagtgattacaATTGTATTCATTCTAttt contains:
- the LOC130188026 gene encoding prenylcysteine oxidase-like; translation: MMCSPLLPLLVVVLSAWSGVGDPAGSAHVDGAPPSKIAVVGAGIGGSATAHFLRQHFGPEVQVDVFEKGAVGGRLATVTVNHNDYESGGSIIHSLNLHMQEFVKQLGLKYRRSVAGKTAVFNGKQVILEETDWYLLDLFRLWWRYGISFIRLQMWVEEIMEKFMRIYKYQAHGYAFSSVEELLDSLGGSGFINMTRRPLSDSLLELGVSQRFIDEVIEPVMRVNYGQNVSIPAFVGAVSLAGAQNNLWAVEGGNKLVCSGLLKMANANLLQAQVSSISPVYSGEVPQYQLSYATASETGSELYDIVVFATPLQASVRSGVQFQGFTPAFEELPGNYHSTVATIVHGYLNTSFFGFPDPRLFPFASVLTTETLDLFFNSVASVCPVNISTGFRRKQPQEAGVYKVFSPQPLDKAQLKTLFRSYYSVQVTEWQAYPCYGSNQALSPVELHPNLYYLNGIELAGSAMEMSSVAAKNIALLAYHRWNRQTDMVDQKDLMHRIKIEL